The following are encoded together in the Primulina tabacum isolate GXHZ01 chromosome 18, ASM2559414v2, whole genome shotgun sequence genome:
- the LOC142533221 gene encoding ADP-ribosylation factor 2 isoform X2 — protein MGLTFTKLFSRLFAKKEMRILMVGLDAAGKTTILYKLKLGEIVTTIPTIGFNVETVEYKNISFTVWDVGGQDKIRPLWRHYFQNTQGLIFVVDSNDRDRVVEARDELHRMLNEDELRDAVLLVFANKQDLPNAMNAAEITDKLGLHSLRQRHWYIQSTCATSGEGLYEGLDWLSNNIANKA, from the exons ATGGGGCTAACATTCACCAAGCTCTTTAGCCGGCTTTTTGCCAAGAAGGAGATGCGCATTCTTATGGTTGGTCTTGATGCTGCTGGTAAGACAACAATACTGTACAAACTCAAACTTGGAGAGATTGTAACTACAATTCCAACCATTG GTTTCAATGTGGAGACGGTCGAGTACAAGAACATTAGCTTCACCGTTTGGGATGTCGGCGGTCAGGACAAG ATCCGCCCATTGTGGAGGCACTACTTCCAGAACACGCAGGGCCTCATATTCGTTGTGGATAGCAATGATAGGGATCGGGTTGTAGAGGCACGGGACGAACTGCATAGGATGCTGAATGAG GATGAGCTGAGAGATGCTGTATTACTTGTTTTTGCAAACAAACAAGATCTGCCTAATGCTATGAATGCTGCTGAAATAACTGACAAGCTTGGCCTTCATTCACTCAGGCAACGCCACTG GTACATTCAGAGCACCTGTGCTACCTCAGGGGAGGGGCTTTATGAGGGGCTGGACTGGCTTTCTAACAACATAGCTAACAAG GCATAA
- the LOC142533222 gene encoding polygalacturonase At1g48100-like, which yields MGAFCLKNIIFLLTIFLVLWLSCMESTCNARRVGNHWRQNSISSSASLSKKKDRKHGSNYLHHGHAGKSAHKAHSPKAPPLALTPPPPPPAALAPPLALLPPPTGGHKGSPPPPPTTGHKGSPPPTITPPPNKGEKPPGSTVYNVLEFGAKGDGTTDDTKVKQFQAAWAAACKVEASIVHVPTDYVFLVGPISFSGPYCQHNIVFQVNYKCFYFKLHFQNMFIKVTCLLNFWQLDGKIVAPTSSKAWGSGLLQWLEFTKLVGITVKGSGTIDGNGAVWWQGSSYEDDPLDGRSTLLNPSNGTMKESPPISLANSSGEKMPRIKPTALRFYGSFNVTVTGLSIQNSPQCHLKFDNCIGVSVYNFRVSSPGDSPNTDGIHLQNSKDVLIRNSNLACGDDCVSIQTGCTNVYIHDVNCGPGHGISIGGLGKDNTKACVSNVTVRDVFFRGTKNGARIKTWQGGLGSVQGIQFSNIQVSEVQLPIIIDQYYCDARSCKNQTSAVALSGISYENIRGTYTVSPVHFACSDSMPCTDVTLTSIDLQPQKQRYHMYDPYCWQAFGKLLSPTTPPVNCLQIGKPASNNINPGNNDSC from the exons ATGGGTGCTTTTTGCTTGAAGAACATCATATTTTTGCTTACCATATTTCTTGTTTTATGGCTTTCTTGCATGGAAAGCActtgcaatgcaagaagagtagGCAATCATTGGAGGCAAAATTCAATAAGTAGCTCAGCTTCCCTATCCAAGAAGAAAGACAGAAAACATGGCTCCAATTATCTTCATCATGGCCATGCTGGTAAATCAGCACATAAAGCTCATTCTCCAAAAGCACCACCACTAGCTCTGACTCCCCCGCCGCCGCCGCCAGCAGCATTGGCTCCGCCACTGGCACTATTGCCACCGCCTACTGGAGGACATAAAGGAAGCCCTCCGCCACCACCAACCACAGGACACAAAGGAAGCCCTCCTCCCACAATTACTCCGCCACCCAACAAAGGTGAAAAACCACCTGGTTCCACGGTGTATAATGTGTTGGAATTTGGAGCCAAAGGTGATGGAACCACGGATGACACAAAGGTAAA GCAATTTCAAGCTGCATGGGCTGCTGCTTGCAAGGTTGAAGCCTCGATCGTCCATGTCCCAACAGATTATGTATTTCTAGTGGGACCAATTTCATTTTCTGGTCCATATTGCCAACACAATATTGTATTTCAGGTAAACTATAAATGCTTTTATTTCAAATTACATTTCCAAAATATGTTCATCAAGGTGacgtgtttgttgaatttttGGCAGTTAGATGGTAAAATTGTTGCCCCAACAAGCTCAAAGGCATGGGGCTCTGGTCTTCTTCAGTGGCTTGAATTTACAAAACTGGTAGGAATTACAGTAAAGGGAAGCGGGACGATAGACGGCAATGGGGCTGTTTGGTGGCAAGGTTCTTCATACGAAGATGATCCCTTGGATGGTCGATCAACACTTTTAAACCCATCAAATGGAACAATGAAGGAAAGCCCTCCTATTTCA CTTGCAAACTCGTCTGGAGAGAAAATGCCACGCATAAAGCCAACG GCACTTAGATTCTATGGAAGTTTCAATGTGACGGTAACCGGGTTAAGCATACAGAACAGCCCTCAATGTCATCTAAAATTCGACAATTGCATTGGAGTATCCGTCTATAATTTTAGAGTCTCATCCCCAGGCGACAGCCCGAATACGGACGGAATACATCTCCAAAACTCCAAAGATGTGCTTATTCGTAATTCCAATCTTGCTTGTG GGGATGACTGTGTATCCATACAAACCGGATGCACCAATGTATACATACATGATGTCAACTGCGGACCAGGACATGGCATCAGTATCGGAGGTCTAGGAAAAGACAATACCAAGGCTTGTGTATCTAATGTCACCGTTCGAGACGTGTTCTTTCGGGGCACGAAGAATGGTGCCCGAATAAAAACATGGCAG GGTGGATTAGGATCTGTGCAAGGAATACAATTCTCAAACATTCAGGTATCCGAAGTCCAACTCCCGATTATCATCGACCAATATTATTGCGACGCCCGAAGCTGCAAGAATCAAACGTCTGCAGTGGCTCTATCAGGTATAAGTTATGAAAATATAAGGGGAACGTATACGGTGAGCCCCGTCCACTTCGCGTGCAGCGATAGCATGCCGTGCACGGATGTCACACTTACCAGCATAGATCTGCAGCCTCAGAAACAACGATATCACATGTACGATCCTTATTGTTGGCAAGCATTCGGAAAGCTCTTGTCTCCCACAACTCCTCCGGTGAATTGCTTGCAAATTGGAAAGCCAGCGAGCAACAACATTAATCCGGGGAATAATGATTCTTGCTAA
- the LOC142533726 gene encoding ADP-ribosylation factor 2-like isoform X1 produces the protein MDTVLMVGLDAAGKTTILYKLKLGEIVTTRTTIGFNVETVEYKNTSFILWDVGGLDKIRILWRHYFQNMQGLIFVVDSSDRDRVVEARDELHRILNEEELIGAVLLVFANKQDLPNAMNAAEITDKLGLHSLRQHHWYVQSTCATSGEGLYEGLDWLSNNIANKAST, from the exons ATGGATACGGTTCTTATGGTTGGTCTTGATGCTGCTGGTAAGACAACAATACTGTACAAACTCAAACTTGGAGAGATTGTAACTACAAGGACAACCATTG GTTTCAATGTGGAGACGGTCGAGTACAAGAACACCAGCTTCATCCTTTGGGATGTCGGCGGTCTGGACAAG ATCCGCATATTGTGGAGGCACTACTTCCAGAACATGCAGGGCCTCATATTCGTTGTGGATAGCAGTGATAGGGATCGTGTTGTAGAGGCACGGGATGAACTGCATAGGATTCTGAATGAG GAAGAGCTGATAGGTGCTGTATTACTTGTTTTTGCAAACAAACAAGATCTGCCTAATGCTATGAATGCTGCTGAAATAACTGACAAGCTTGGCCTTCATTCACTCAGGCAACACCACTG GTACGTTCAGAGCACCTGTGCTACCTCAGGGGAGGGGCTTTATGAGGGGCTGGACTGGCTTTCTAACAACATAGCTAACAAGGCAAGTACTTGA
- the LOC142533753 gene encoding 1,4-dihydroxy-2-naphthoyl-CoA synthase, peroxisomal-like, giving the protein MAGMMQKDLDLVNRRMASVSGHFTPSAESGSIAMSNCCGRLNDSYHRVHGEVPGFIPEWKQVPDESGKPFTDIIYEKAVGEGIAKITINRPERRNAFRPHTVKELMRAFNDARDDTTIGVIIFTGKGTQAFCSGGDQSFRGKNGYSDYDNFGRLNVLDLQVQIRRLPKPVIAMVAGYAVGGGHVLHMVCDMTIAADNAVFGQTGPKVGSFDAGYGASVMDRLVGPKKAREMWFMARFYNAVEADKMGLVNKIVPLENLEEETIKWCREIMRNSPMAIRVLKSALNAVDDGHSGLQQIAGDGTLLFYGTEEGAEGKNSYLQHRKPDFSKFPRLP; this is encoded by the exons ATGGCAGGGATGATGCAGAAGGATCTCGACCTTGTTAACAGGAGAATGGCCTCTGTTTCCGGGCATTTCACTCCATCTGCAGAAAGCGGGAGCATTGCCATGTCCAACTGCTGCGGAAGATTGAATGATTCCTATCATCGTGTGCACGGAGAAGTTCCGGGGTTTATCCCGGAATGGAAGCAAGTGCCCGATGAGTCCGGGAAGCCTTTCACTGATATCATCTACGAAAAAGCCGTCGGAGAAGGCATTGCCAAG ATAACAATTAACAGGCCAGAGAGGAGGAATGCATTCAGGCCTCACACGGTGAAGGAGCTCATGCGGGCATTCAATGATGCCAGGGACGATACAACTATTGGGGTCATTATTTTCACCGGAAAG GGCACACAAGCCTTTTGCAGTGGAGGTGATCAATCATTCAGAGGCAAAAATGGGTACTCCGACTACGACAATTTCGGCCGCCTGAACGTCCTAGATTTGCAG GTGCAAATTCGTCGTCTCCCAAAGCCAGTGATTGCGATGGTTGCTGGCTACGCTGTTGGAGGTGGACATGTGCTCCATATGGTTTGCGACATGACAATTGCAGCAGATAATGCTGTTTTTGGCCAGACAGGACCAAAGGTTGGAAGCTTTGATGCTGGCTATGGAGCTTCTGTGATGGATCGTTTG GTTGGTCCGAAAAAAGCTCGTGAAATGTGGTTCATGGCAAGATTTTACAATGCCGTGGAAGCTGATAAGATGGGACTCGTCAATAAAATTGTCCCA CTGGAAAATTTGGAAGAGGAGACAATCAAATGGTGCAGAGAGATCATGAGGAACAGCCCAATGGCGATTCGCGTTCTCAAATCGGCTCTTAACGCGGTCGATGATGGTCACTCTGGACTTCAG CAAATTGCTGGAGATGGGACTCTTCTATTTTATGGAACTGAGGAAGGTGCAGAGGGGAAGAACTCGTACTTACAACACAGGAAGCCCGACTTCTCCAAATTCCCTCGTCTTCCTTGA
- the LOC142533726 gene encoding ADP-ribosylation factor 2-like isoform X2, producing the protein MDTVLMVGLDAAGKTTILYKLKLGEIVTTRTTIGFNVETVEYKNTSFILWDVGGLDKIRILWRHYFQNMQGLIFVVDSSDRDRVVEARDELHRILNEEELIGAVLLVFANKQDLPNAMNAAEITDKLGLHSLRQHHWYVQSTCATSGEGLYEGLDWLSNNIANKA; encoded by the exons ATGGATACGGTTCTTATGGTTGGTCTTGATGCTGCTGGTAAGACAACAATACTGTACAAACTCAAACTTGGAGAGATTGTAACTACAAGGACAACCATTG GTTTCAATGTGGAGACGGTCGAGTACAAGAACACCAGCTTCATCCTTTGGGATGTCGGCGGTCTGGACAAG ATCCGCATATTGTGGAGGCACTACTTCCAGAACATGCAGGGCCTCATATTCGTTGTGGATAGCAGTGATAGGGATCGTGTTGTAGAGGCACGGGATGAACTGCATAGGATTCTGAATGAG GAAGAGCTGATAGGTGCTGTATTACTTGTTTTTGCAAACAAACAAGATCTGCCTAATGCTATGAATGCTGCTGAAATAACTGACAAGCTTGGCCTTCATTCACTCAGGCAACACCACTG GTACGTTCAGAGCACCTGTGCTACCTCAGGGGAGGGGCTTTATGAGGGGCTGGACTGGCTTTCTAACAACATAGCTAACAAG GCATAA
- the LOC142533726 gene encoding ADP-ribosylation factor 2-like isoform X3, whose translation MDTVLMVGLDAAGFNVETVEYKNTSFILWDVGGLDKIRILWRHYFQNMQGLIFVVDSSDRDRVVEARDELHRILNEEELIGAVLLVFANKQDLPNAMNAAEITDKLGLHSLRQHHWYVQSTCATSGEGLYEGLDWLSNNIANKAST comes from the exons ATGGATACGGTTCTTATGGTTGGTCTTGATGCTGCTG GTTTCAATGTGGAGACGGTCGAGTACAAGAACACCAGCTTCATCCTTTGGGATGTCGGCGGTCTGGACAAG ATCCGCATATTGTGGAGGCACTACTTCCAGAACATGCAGGGCCTCATATTCGTTGTGGATAGCAGTGATAGGGATCGTGTTGTAGAGGCACGGGATGAACTGCATAGGATTCTGAATGAG GAAGAGCTGATAGGTGCTGTATTACTTGTTTTTGCAAACAAACAAGATCTGCCTAATGCTATGAATGCTGCTGAAATAACTGACAAGCTTGGCCTTCATTCACTCAGGCAACACCACTG GTACGTTCAGAGCACCTGTGCTACCTCAGGGGAGGGGCTTTATGAGGGGCTGGACTGGCTTTCTAACAACATAGCTAACAAGGCAAGTACTTGA
- the LOC142533221 gene encoding ADP-ribosylation factor 2 isoform X1, whose amino-acid sequence MGLTFTKLFSRLFAKKEMRILMVGLDAAGKTTILYKLKLGEIVTTIPTIGFNVETVEYKNISFTVWDVGGQDKIRPLWRHYFQNTQGLIFVVDSNDRDRVVEARDELHRMLNEDELRDAVLLVFANKQDLPNAMNAAEITDKLGLHSLRQRHWYIQSTCATSGEGLYEGLDWLSNNIANKAST is encoded by the exons ATGGGGCTAACATTCACCAAGCTCTTTAGCCGGCTTTTTGCCAAGAAGGAGATGCGCATTCTTATGGTTGGTCTTGATGCTGCTGGTAAGACAACAATACTGTACAAACTCAAACTTGGAGAGATTGTAACTACAATTCCAACCATTG GTTTCAATGTGGAGACGGTCGAGTACAAGAACATTAGCTTCACCGTTTGGGATGTCGGCGGTCAGGACAAG ATCCGCCCATTGTGGAGGCACTACTTCCAGAACACGCAGGGCCTCATATTCGTTGTGGATAGCAATGATAGGGATCGGGTTGTAGAGGCACGGGACGAACTGCATAGGATGCTGAATGAG GATGAGCTGAGAGATGCTGTATTACTTGTTTTTGCAAACAAACAAGATCTGCCTAATGCTATGAATGCTGCTGAAATAACTGACAAGCTTGGCCTTCATTCACTCAGGCAACGCCACTG GTACATTCAGAGCACCTGTGCTACCTCAGGGGAGGGGCTTTATGAGGGGCTGGACTGGCTTTCTAACAACATAGCTAACAAGGCAAGTACTTGA